CATAGATACCGGGAGGTTTCGGATTCATACCGTTTTCGGCGATACCAGGGGTTTGAAGGCGCCCGACTTGAGGGCACTCGAAAGGCTCTATCGCAGAAAACTTCCGGCCGAGGCCGTATTCACTCACGAGCTTGCAACCGAGATCTGCCGCATATCATGGGCCTCCGGCATACAGACAGGTGTCATCCTCGACCGATTCGGCGAAGTCCAGTATGTTATAGCAGGAACTGCAACAGGCCTTACGATACCTCCTCTCGACCGCAGGCGGACTCACCACGGCAGGCTGCAGGGGCTGAGGCTGATACATACCCATCTGGGCGACGGGAACCTTTCCGCCGAGGACCTGACCGATCTCTCGCGCCTAAGGCTCGATATGATATGGGCCGTCGATGTCCTTGACGGCGGCAGGCCCGGTTTTGCATACGGCGCACACCTCTTTCCGGATGAAGGCATGCGGCTTGAATGGAAGCTTCTGGATCCCGTAAGAACCGATAGGTTAAACTTGGAGTTCGATACTTTCATATCCGAGCTCGAGGCTGAAATAGGCAGGATGCGACCGGCCAGAAATGTCGAAAGCGGAGACAGGGCAATACTTGTTGCAGTCGGGAACGATCCTGAAGAAATCGAGATTTGCACTGAAGAATTAAAAGACCTGGCCGTTTCCGCAGGAATCGCCGTGCTGGATACGGTCATCCAGCGCAGGCCCAAACCTGACCCTAAATATATCGTCGGCAAGGGCAAGCTGAACGATATATACATAAAGGCCCTGGCTGTTGACGCAAATCTAATCATATTCGACCATGAGTTGAGCCCTTCACAATCCCGATCCATAACGGAAGAGATCGACATGCGTGTGCTTGACCGTACCCAGGTAATCCTTGATATTTTCGCAAAGCGCGCCCGGACCATGGAAGGAAAAATCCAGGTGGAGCTAGCCCAGCTCAAATACAACATGCCCAGACTCGTGGGCAAAAACCCAGCGCTTTCCCGTCTGCTGGGCGGCATCGGAATCAGGGGACCCGGGGAATCCAAGCTCGAAATCGACCGCAGGCGTGCCAAAGAGCGCATGAGGAGGCTCGAAAAGGATGCGGAGCGCATAAGCGAAAAGAGGGCAGTGACACGCAGACAGCGCCGTGAAAAGCGCCTGCCCGTCATATCCATTATAGGCTATACCAATACGGGCAAATCAACTCTTCTCAACACGCTTACCAGGAGCAATGTCCTGGCCGCTGACATGCCATTTGCAACGCTGGACCCGTCGAGCAAACGTCTGAGATTTCCAAAGGATATCGAGGTCATAATAACTGATACGGTGGGCTTCATACGCGACCTGCCGCCTGATTTGAAAGCTGCATTCATGGCAACGCTCGAGGAATTGAACGATGCGGACCTCCTTGTCGAGGTGATAGACATATCCGACCCGTTCATCGATTACAGGATGCAGGCTGTCAACGTGATATTGAGCGGCCTCGGGCTTGAAACCAAACCCCGGCTCAGGGTCTTTAACAAGATCGACAAGGCTGAAAAGGAATATGTCGAGACAATGACCCGGCGCTATGACGGTGTCGCCATCTCGGCCCTTGACCGCAAGACATTAAAGCCGCTTATTGAAAGGCTTGAAAGATATTTCATGTAGTAGCGTCAGGCTGTTGGAATCATATCCGGTTAAAAAAAAGGAATCTTGAAAATTTAAGAGGGCGCCTATCAAGTTTCATAAGTAGAAAAGAGCTGAATGCTACTTCGAAGAAGTAAATATCAGAGAGGGCAATTTGAATATAAAGTCTCTGATTTTATAATATTGCTGCAGCATTCTATAACCTCGCGAAGAATGAATTAGACTGAGAGTCCTGATCTGTTGTTGTATCAGGCAGCCTTGCTGATTAAGAAGTGCTTCTAACTCATGTATCCTCAGGAGTGATTCACGGGGGCTGCATGCCCCGGCAAATGATTCGGCAAGCTTGTCACCGGGAAGCGTGTATTCGTAAAGCCCGGGCTTCTGCTCATTCCATACAAACGGTTCATCATGATGATAGAAGAGTTCATCGACACTGAATGGATGATCCAAGGATAAGCCGTCTGCCGCTGAAGCTGACACCAGCACTATGGCATTGTGTTTGGAGCTGAGAAGGTTGGCTGTAATGCGGAATGCTTGAGTAGCAAATGGATAAACTTCCCAGCCTTTTTCATGAAACCTGTCGACCCAATACTGAGTCGGTTTGAGGTTGGGTGCTTCCGTTTGTGCCTGTCCCGGCTGCATGGAAGAAAACACAATAACTCGGGATGCATAATCTAATATTGTTTGCAGTGCACGGTCCTCATCCTGAGGTGATATCCATTGCATGACATCAAGACACATAACGAGATCAAATGTGCGGCCTGAGCCTGTTTTCTGATGAAGGTCGGGTATTGAAATCGCCTCAGCATCATGAACACCCAACTGCACTAAATGATCAATGCTCGAACGTACCCCATCTCCAATTACCAGAACGGATGCAGGCCTAAAGCGTTCATTTATATAACGGAGCGGGGGAATATCGCGGAAACCATCCACGAACGGACCGGCTTCAACACCTTTTGCTTCTGCTTCTGCAAGATGCATCCTGGCCAGAGTATCAAGCGGCATCACGTGCTTCGCAAAATGCCGGGCTATTTTTTCTGCCTGTCTTGTTATCTTTAGAAGGAGCGGCGTTGTTGCCGGAGGGTAACTTATCGATACGTCTTCTGATAGTTGAATCGGGTCGTCAATCAGGTTACATGAGGGATTGCAACCCGAATAGCTCAGTCCGATCTGCCGGAGTTCCTCCGCTGTCGGGGCAGGATTGTCGAGAAAGCGATGGAACATTTCTTCCTGATGAA
This genomic window from Desulfomonilia bacterium contains:
- the hflX gene encoding GTPase HflX, coding for MRALERLYRRKLPAEAVFTHELATEICRISWASGIQTGVILDRFGEVQYVIAGTATGLTIPPLDRRRTHHGRLQGLRLIHTHLGDGNLSAEDLTDLSRLRLDMIWAVDVLDGGRPGFAYGAHLFPDEGMRLEWKLLDPVRTDRLNLEFDTFISELEAEIGRMRPARNVESGDRAILVAVGNDPEEIEICTEELKDLAVSAGIAVLDTVIQRRPKPDPKYIVGKGKLNDIYIKALAVDANLIIFDHELSPSQSRSITEEIDMRVLDRTQVILDIFAKRARTMEGKIQVELAQLKYNMPRLVGKNPALSRLLGGIGIRGPGESKLEIDRRRAKERMRRLEKDAERISEKRAVTRRQRREKRLPVISIIGYTNTGKSTLLNTLTRSNVLAADMPFATLDPSSKRLRFPKDIEVIITDTVGFIRDLPPDLKAAFMATLEELNDADLLVEVIDISDPFIDYRMQAVNVILSGLGLETKPRLRVFNKIDKAEKEYVETMTRRYDGVAISALDRKTLKPLIERLERYFM
- a CDS encoding glycosyltransferase family 2 protein, which translates into the protein MRIIGISLVKNEEDIIEVFVRYNLCHMDALVIADNSSCDKTREILTRLIEENLPIVVIDDPEVERKQSEKTTHLLQSVFRTFHPDWIIPLDADEFLVPEENHSLKEILGSVPVDHVVSIPWKSYVPTPSDDQNIINPLIRIRHRREVEDPFWYKVAIPSSILSDKSLIVDTGNHSVHSSVNGRRYPVTCLDTLKLAHYPIRSAEQIVGKAFVGWLAHMCDSSHIQGNSFHQEEMFHRFLDNPAPTAEELRQIGLSYSGCNPSCNLIDDPIQLSEDVSISYPPATTPLLLKITRQAEKIARHFAKHVMPLDTLARMHLAEAEAKGVEAGPFVDGFRDIPPLRYINERFRPASVLVIGDGVRSSIDHLVQLGVHDAEAISIPDLHQKTGSGRTFDLVMCLDVMQWISPQDEDRALQTILDYASRVIVFSSMQPGQAQTEAPNLKPTQYWVDRFHEKGWEVYPFATQAFRITANLLSSKHNAIVLVSASAADGLSLDHPFSVDELFYHHDEPFVWNEQKPGLYEYTLPGDKLAESFAGACSPRESLLRIHELEALLNQQGCLIQQQIRTLSLIHSSRGYRMLQQYYKIRDFIFKLPSLIFTSSK